In Lysinibacillus sp. FSL M8-0337, the following proteins share a genomic window:
- a CDS encoding metal-dependent hydrolase encodes MQISYHGHSVVKIQTNDQTILIDPFINGNSQTDLKVTDEAPDIILLTHGHNDHVGDTVELAKKKDALVIAPNELANWISWQGVKAHPMHIGGAKQFDFGKVKFTQAFHGSSYITEDNEIIYMGMPAGVLLFIEGLTIYHAGDTALFSDMKLIGERHPIDIAFIPIGDNFTMGPEDAACAVEFLKPKIVVPIHYNTFPPIEQDPQIFANLVQNAEVQILKAGEKVNCS; translated from the coding sequence ATGCAAATTAGTTATCATGGTCATTCTGTCGTTAAAATTCAGACAAATGATCAAACAATTTTAATTGACCCTTTCATTAATGGAAATAGCCAAACCGATTTGAAGGTTACAGATGAGGCACCAGATATTATTTTACTTACACATGGGCATAATGATCATGTAGGTGATACGGTGGAACTTGCTAAGAAAAAGGATGCGCTTGTTATTGCACCAAATGAATTAGCAAACTGGATTTCATGGCAAGGTGTGAAAGCGCATCCAATGCATATTGGTGGAGCAAAACAGTTCGATTTTGGGAAGGTGAAGTTTACACAGGCTTTCCACGGCTCCTCTTATATAACAGAAGACAATGAAATCATTTACATGGGAATGCCTGCCGGCGTGCTATTATTTATCGAGGGATTAACGATTTATCATGCGGGGGATACAGCGCTATTTAGTGATATGAAATTAATTGGTGAACGTCATCCGATTGATATAGCCTTTATTCCAATTGGAGATAACTTTACGATGGGCCCTGAAGATGCTGCATGTGCTGTAGAATTTTTAAAACCAAAAATTGTTGTACCGATACATTATAATACATTCCCTCCAATTGAGCAGGATCCGCAAATTTTTGCAAATTTAGTGCAAAATGCAGAGGTTCAAATTTTAAAAGCTGGTGAAAAAGTAAACTGTTCCTAA
- a CDS encoding Xaa-Pro peptidase family protein, producing MSKVQEIQNYLQKNQIDAAFVTTPDNVYYVSGFKSNPHERLLGVMIFKEAQPFLICPQMEIPDAQAAGWSYEIIGHQDTDNAMDVLAQAIKKRNVNPSTFAIEKAQLIVERLEALQQSFPQAQFVRLDEKINAMRVIKDENELNKLRKAAQLADYAIEVGCKEIAEGKTEMEILTAIESAIQEKGCKMSFETMVLSGPKSASPHGKPGSRKIEKGDMVLFDLGVIYDGYCSDITRTVAFGEPSAPQKAIYHAVLAANTNAIAAVKPGVRAMDLDKIARDTITDAGFGEYFTHRLGHGLGISVHEFPSITGTNDMMMEEGMVFTIEPGVYKSDVTGVRIEDDVVVTKDGVEVLTKFPKDLIVL from the coding sequence ATGTCAAAAGTACAAGAAATCCAAAACTATTTACAAAAAAATCAAATTGATGCCGCATTCGTAACGACTCCCGATAATGTCTATTACGTATCAGGTTTTAAAAGTAATCCCCACGAACGATTACTAGGTGTGATGATTTTTAAAGAAGCACAACCTTTTTTAATTTGTCCACAAATGGAAATCCCAGATGCACAAGCTGCCGGCTGGTCATATGAAATAATCGGTCATCAAGATACAGATAATGCTATGGATGTTCTTGCACAAGCGATTAAGAAGCGCAACGTAAATCCATCAACATTCGCGATTGAAAAAGCACAGCTTATCGTAGAACGTTTAGAAGCTTTACAACAATCATTTCCACAAGCTCAATTCGTACGCCTTGATGAAAAAATTAATGCCATGCGTGTGATTAAAGATGAAAATGAGTTAAATAAGCTACGCAAAGCGGCTCAACTTGCCGATTATGCGATTGAAGTAGGTTGTAAAGAAATTGCCGAAGGTAAAACTGAAATGGAGATTTTAACTGCTATTGAAAGTGCTATTCAAGAAAAAGGCTGTAAAATGTCCTTTGAAACAATGGTATTAAGTGGACCAAAATCGGCTTCACCACATGGTAAACCTGGTTCACGTAAAATCGAAAAAGGCGATATGGTGTTATTTGATCTAGGGGTAATTTACGATGGTTATTGCTCTGATATTACACGTACAGTAGCTTTTGGTGAACCATCTGCTCCACAAAAGGCAATCTATCATGCTGTATTAGCGGCTAATACCAATGCCATTGCAGCTGTAAAGCCTGGAGTACGTGCAATGGATTTAGATAAAATTGCGCGCGATACTATTACAGACGCAGGATTTGGTGAATATTTCACACATCGACTTGGTCATGGGCTTGGCATTTCCGTTCATGAATTCCCATCTATTACAGGAACAAATGACATGATGATGGAAGAAGGCATGGTATTTACAATCGAACCTGGTGTTTACAAATCTGATGTGACAGGTGTTCGTATTGAAGATGATGTCGTGGTTACAAAAGATGGTGTGGAAGTATTAACAAAATTCCCTAAAGACTTAATCGTACTGTAA
- a CDS encoding universal stress protein, whose product MANHYKSIVVAVDGSKEAEYAFRKSIDVAKRNEGAVLNLVNVIDTRSFAAIEAYDRSIAERAQAFSEELLNGYKKQAEEEGLTNVNLVIEYGSPKNIITKELSKIVDADLIICGATGLNAVERFLIGSVSEAIVRSANCDVLVIRTPEA is encoded by the coding sequence ATGGCTAATCATTATAAAAGCATTGTAGTTGCAGTAGACGGTTCTAAAGAGGCAGAGTACGCTTTTCGTAAATCAATCGACGTTGCTAAACGTAACGAAGGTGCGGTTTTAAACCTAGTAAATGTTATTGATACGCGTTCATTCGCTGCTATTGAAGCATATGACCGTTCAATTGCAGAGCGTGCACAAGCTTTCTCTGAAGAATTATTAAATGGTTACAAAAAACAAGCTGAAGAAGAAGGCTTAACAAACGTAAACCTTGTAATCGAGTATGGATCTCCTAAAAATATTATTACAAAAGAGCTTTCTAAAATCGTTGATGCAGATTTAATTATCTGTGGCGCTACTGGTTTAAATGCAGTAGAACGCTTCCTAATCGGTTCAGTATCTGAAGCAATCGTACGTTCTGCAAATTGCGACGTACTTGTTATCCGTACACCAGAAGCTTAA
- a CDS encoding class I SAM-dependent methyltransferase, which yields MEKIEKLFGMLNEHAEKIEKEQDATLLEGVLDGLEAWLDGEVDFSQQGATKEDVRKSIQIAILKGMRKGSQPNHQMTPDTLGLLVGYFVEQIFADRLEKEKLTIMDPAVGTGNLLLTVMNLLDGKLEASGVEVDELLIQLAAATADLTEQPVSLYRQDALQDLLVDPVDAIVCDLPVGYYPNEEVALDYELCASEGMSYAHHLFIEQSINYTKDGGYLFFLAPTHLFESEQSKQLHKYIQKHAWIQAIIQLPETMFANKALEKSIVILQKQGEAFKAPKEVLLAKVPNMQNKQALAMFFEKVKMWQEGK from the coding sequence ATGGAAAAAATTGAAAAACTATTTGGGATGCTGAATGAGCATGCAGAAAAAATAGAAAAAGAGCAAGATGCGACATTGCTTGAAGGTGTGCTTGATGGACTAGAGGCATGGCTTGATGGAGAAGTAGATTTCTCCCAACAAGGAGCAACGAAAGAAGATGTGCGTAAATCTATTCAAATTGCGATTTTAAAAGGGATGCGTAAAGGTTCCCAGCCAAATCATCAAATGACACCAGATACGCTTGGTCTATTAGTTGGTTATTTTGTTGAACAAATTTTTGCGGATCGATTAGAGAAAGAAAAGCTGACAATCATGGATCCAGCAGTGGGAACAGGTAATTTATTGTTAACAGTTATGAATTTACTTGATGGAAAATTAGAAGCATCAGGTGTGGAGGTAGATGAGTTACTTATCCAATTAGCTGCAGCAACAGCAGATTTAACAGAGCAACCAGTTTCTTTATATCGCCAAGATGCGTTGCAAGACTTATTGGTGGATCCTGTAGATGCGATTGTTTGTGATTTACCAGTCGGATACTATCCGAATGAGGAAGTAGCACTAGATTATGAGCTTTGTGCTTCTGAAGGCATGAGCTATGCTCATCATTTATTTATTGAGCAATCTATCAATTATACGAAAGACGGAGGCTATTTATTTTTCTTAGCGCCAACACATCTTTTTGAATCGGAACAGTCGAAGCAACTGCATAAGTACATCCAAAAGCATGCTTGGATTCAAGCGATTATTCAATTGCCAGAAACAATGTTTGCCAATAAAGCACTTGAAAAAAGTATTGTGATTTTACAAAAGCAAGGGGAAGCTTTTAAAGCCCCGAAAGAAGTATTATTGGCGAAAGTACCAAATATGCAAAATAAACAAGCGCTTGCAATGTTTTTTGAGAAAGTGAAGATGTGGCAAGAAGGAAAATAA
- a CDS encoding RDD family protein yields MTNNDFVLQGAPSISQELLDKTVTPTVMTNYQLKTAGFWVRFWAFVLDGLVISAIIGIAVNPIFYLMDWSLSESVWYAPISIISAVLYYCYFVLMTKFFGQTLGKMALGLRVVSLKQDKLQWSDVLFREWIGRLISNIFTPLYILVAILPDNQGIHDYFAETTVVHEKVYIAKETVQATVQTPATIQEAAKEPEKLEEKPEE; encoded by the coding sequence ATGACAAACAATGATTTCGTTTTGCAAGGGGCACCCTCGATAAGCCAAGAATTACTAGATAAAACAGTGACGCCTACAGTGATGACAAACTATCAATTGAAGACCGCAGGATTTTGGGTACGTTTTTGGGCATTTGTCCTAGATGGATTAGTTATTTCTGCTATTATAGGAATTGCTGTTAATCCAATATTTTACTTAATGGACTGGTCATTATCAGAATCGGTATGGTATGCACCTATCTCAATTATTTCAGCTGTTCTTTATTATTGTTACTTTGTCTTGATGACGAAATTTTTCGGGCAAACTTTAGGGAAAATGGCATTGGGGTTACGCGTTGTATCGCTGAAACAGGATAAACTACAATGGTCAGATGTGCTGTTCAGAGAATGGATTGGTCGCTTAATCAGTAATATCTTTACGCCGCTGTATATTTTAGTTGCTATTTTACCGGACAATCAAGGTATACATGATTACTTTGCTGAGACTACGGTTGTTCATGAAAAAGTGTATATAGCAAAAGAGACTGTGCAAGCAACGGTACAAACGCCAGCAACTATTCAGGAAGCCGCTAAAGAACCTGAAAAGTTGGAGGAAAAACCTGAGGAATGA
- the sppA gene encoding signal peptide peptidase SppA, which yields MNTKRWIALAVAAVLLVFSLGLNTIMAIFKSDFFSNFDSVMAGKNLDVYETVIEGEDYTKRIAYLKVDGTIQDVGSNTLWQSVAYDHQFFLNQLDNILADDTVQGIVLSVNTPGGGVKESAEIYKKLLEIKEERQIPIYVSMDSMAASGGYYISAPADKIYAHRDTITGSIGVIMQSINYQELAEKVGVKFETFKSGQHKDMLSPTREITAEERAMMQDMINESYEEFVDIVEKGRNMSEADVKKVADGRILGGTKALEAGLIDEIGDEQAAIAALRQDFGLEDAVLFEYSYNQGGLPSLIGMKVGSLFGPSAEEKMLMKIMTEYKAPKMMYLYGEY from the coding sequence ATGAATACAAAAAGGTGGATAGCCTTAGCAGTTGCAGCTGTATTATTAGTGTTTTCATTAGGACTTAACACGATTATGGCGATTTTTAAATCAGATTTCTTTAGTAATTTTGATAGCGTAATGGCTGGCAAAAATTTAGATGTATACGAAACGGTTATTGAAGGTGAAGATTATACAAAACGTATCGCATATTTGAAAGTGGATGGGACGATTCAAGATGTTGGGTCGAATACATTATGGCAATCCGTTGCTTACGATCACCAGTTTTTCTTAAATCAATTGGATAATATTTTAGCTGATGATACAGTACAGGGAATTGTACTAAGTGTGAATACTCCAGGTGGTGGAGTAAAGGAATCGGCAGAAATTTATAAGAAATTGTTAGAAATTAAAGAAGAGCGTCAAATTCCTATCTATGTGTCAATGGATTCTATGGCAGCGTCGGGTGGTTACTACATTTCAGCACCAGCAGATAAAATTTATGCACATCGTGATACAATAACAGGTTCTATTGGTGTCATTATGCAATCTATTAATTATCAGGAATTAGCCGAAAAAGTGGGCGTGAAATTTGAAACGTTTAAATCAGGGCAACATAAAGATATGCTAAGCCCTACACGTGAAATTACTGCAGAAGAACGTGCTATGATGCAAGATATGATTAATGAATCATATGAAGAGTTCGTTGATATAGTTGAAAAAGGGCGCAATATGTCTGAAGCGGATGTCAAAAAGGTAGCTGATGGTCGAATTCTTGGTGGTACAAAGGCACTTGAAGCAGGCTTAATTGACGAAATAGGCGATGAGCAAGCGGCAATTGCAGCTTTACGACAAGATTTTGGATTAGAGGATGCTGTTCTTTTCGAATACTCGTATAATCAAGGAGGCTTACCGTCATTAATTGGCATGAAAGTTGGTTCACTATTTGGTCCTTCGGCTGAAGAAAAAATGTTGATGAAAATTATGACGGAATATAAGGCACCAAAAATGATGTATTTATATGGTGAATACTAA
- the tpx gene encoding thiol peroxidase, producing the protein MAQITFKKGPVTLIGNEVKVGDQAPDFTVLANDLSPVSLKDSEGKIRLFSVVPSLDTGVCDAQTRRFNEEAANLGDDVVIYTVSVDLPFAQKRWCGAAGIDAVQTVSDHRDLSFGEAYGVYIKELRLLARAVFVVDATGKVTYVEYVPEATDHPNYEAAIAAVKALA; encoded by the coding sequence ATGGCACAAATTACATTTAAAAAGGGTCCAGTAACACTAATAGGTAACGAAGTAAAGGTTGGAGACCAAGCACCGGATTTCACAGTATTAGCAAATGATTTATCACCTGTTTCTTTAAAAGATTCAGAAGGTAAAATTCGCTTGTTTAGCGTAGTCCCATCATTAGATACAGGTGTATGTGATGCACAAACGCGCCGTTTTAATGAGGAAGCTGCAAATTTAGGCGATGATGTAGTAATTTATACAGTATCAGTTGACCTGCCATTTGCTCAAAAACGTTGGTGCGGAGCTGCAGGAATTGATGCTGTTCAAACAGTTTCAGATCATCGTGACCTGTCATTTGGTGAAGCATATGGCGTATATATTAAAGAATTACGCCTTCTAGCACGCGCCGTTTTTGTGGTAGATGCAACTGGCAAAGTGACTTATGTCGAGTATGTACCTGAGGCTACAGATCATCCAAACTATGAAGCAGCAATTGCAGCAGTGAAAGCACTAGCATAA
- the ald gene encoding alanine dehydrogenase produces the protein MKIGIPKEIKNNENRVAMTPAGVVSLTHVGHEVYIETGAGIGSSFTDADYVAAGAHIVASAKEAWAQEMILKVKEPVASEYDYFYEGQILFTYLHLAPERELTQALIEKKVVGIAYETVQLGNGSLPLLTPMSEVAGKMATQIGAQYLEKNHGGKGILLGGVSGVQRGKVTVIGGGIAGTNAAKIAVGMGADVTVIDLSPERLRQLEDMFGRDVQTLMSNPYNIAESVKHSDLVVGAVLIPGAKAPKLVSEEMIQSMQPGSVVVDIAIDQGGIFATSDRVTTHDDPTYVKHGVVHYAVANMPGAVPRTSTIALTNNTIPYALQIANKGYKQACIDNPALKKGVNALEGHITYKAVAEAQGLPYVNVDELIQ, from the coding sequence ATGAAGATTGGTATTCCAAAGGAAATTAAAAACAACGAAAATCGCGTAGCAATGACACCAGCAGGGGTTGTCTCCTTAACGCATGTTGGGCACGAAGTGTATATTGAAACAGGAGCTGGTATCGGTTCAAGTTTTACAGATGCAGATTACGTAGCAGCAGGTGCACATATCGTTGCGTCGGCAAAAGAAGCATGGGCTCAAGAAATGATCTTAAAAGTAAAAGAACCCGTAGCATCGGAATACGATTACTTTTATGAGGGACAAATCTTATTTACCTACTTGCACTTAGCGCCAGAGCGTGAATTAACGCAGGCATTAATAGAGAAAAAAGTTGTAGGTATTGCCTATGAAACGGTTCAACTTGGCAATGGTTCATTACCTTTATTAACACCAATGAGTGAAGTAGCTGGTAAAATGGCAACTCAAATTGGTGCGCAATATTTAGAGAAAAATCACGGTGGTAAAGGGATTTTACTAGGTGGGGTATCAGGTGTACAACGCGGTAAAGTAACAGTAATTGGTGGCGGAATCGCCGGAACAAACGCTGCGAAAATTGCAGTTGGTATGGGAGCAGATGTAACAGTTATTGATTTAAGTCCAGAACGTCTACGTCAATTAGAAGATATGTTTGGCCGCGATGTTCAAACATTAATGTCTAACCCATATAATATTGCAGAATCTGTGAAACACTCTGATTTAGTTGTCGGTGCTGTTCTAATTCCTGGAGCAAAGGCACCAAAGTTAGTTTCGGAAGAAATGATTCAATCAATGCAACCAGGTTCTGTTGTTGTGGATATTGCCATTGACCAAGGTGGAATTTTTGCGACATCTGATCGTGTTACAACACATGATGATCCAACGTATGTTAAGCATGGGGTCGTCCACTATGCTGTTGCCAATATGCCAGGTGCAGTGCCACGTACTTCAACGATTGCTTTAACAAATAATACAATCCCGTATGCATTGCAAATTGCCAATAAAGGCTATAAGCAAGCATGTATTGATAATCCTGCATTGAAAAAAGGTGTGAATGCATTAGAGGGGCATATTACTTATAAAGCGGTAGCAGAAGCACAAGGCTTGCCATATGTGAATGTGGATGAATTAATACAATAA